From Flavobacterium sp. 102, a single genomic window includes:
- the bioA gene encoding adenosylmethionine--8-amino-7-oxononanoate transaminase, translating to MTLSEKDQLYNWHPYTQHKTMGLLPAIVKGKDALLWDDNGKEFIDAIASWWVNPFGHSNKVIADAIYEQLTTLEHVLFGGFTHNKAVELSEKLISILPSNQKKIFYSDNGSTAVEVALKGTLQYYYNKGEKRTKVIAFEDAFHGDTFGAMAASGISFYTEAFQGSLLEVVRIPVPTVGNEERSLKALQDLIAAKEYAAFIFEPLVQGAAGMVMYEPAVLDQMIALCQQHQVFTIADEVMTGFGKTGKTFATDYLVNKPDIMCLSKALTGGTIPMAITTFAQEVFDGFYNDDVNKALFHGHTFTANPTGCAAALASIGLLETAEMQNNITQINTQHLAFAQKMKAHPKVKTTRVLGVIFALEIKTDSTESYYGTMRTKLYNFFIENGVILRPVGNIVYILPPYVISNEQLERVYKVVEDAVEMV from the coding sequence ATGACACTTTCTGAGAAAGACCAGCTCTACAACTGGCATCCTTATACCCAACACAAAACCATGGGCTTGTTGCCCGCCATTGTCAAAGGCAAAGATGCTTTGCTTTGGGATGATAACGGCAAGGAATTCATCGACGCCATTGCGTCTTGGTGGGTCAATCCTTTCGGGCATTCCAATAAAGTGATAGCCGATGCGATTTACGAACAGTTAACAACCTTAGAACACGTTTTATTCGGTGGTTTTACACATAACAAAGCGGTCGAATTGTCGGAGAAACTGATTTCTATTTTGCCTTCCAACCAAAAGAAAATCTTTTATTCCGATAACGGTTCGACTGCGGTAGAAGTGGCGCTCAAAGGCACTTTGCAATATTATTACAACAAAGGCGAAAAACGCACCAAAGTCATCGCTTTTGAAGATGCTTTCCACGGTGATACGTTTGGCGCCATGGCAGCGAGCGGCATTTCTTTTTATACTGAAGCGTTTCAGGGTTCTTTGTTAGAAGTGGTTCGCATTCCGGTGCCAACGGTGGGCAATGAGGAACGCAGTTTGAAAGCTTTGCAGGATTTGATTGCTGCTAAGGAATACGCCGCATTTATCTTCGAGCCTTTAGTACAAGGTGCAGCCGGAATGGTAATGTATGAACCGGCTGTTTTAGACCAAATGATTGCCCTTTGTCAACAGCACCAAGTTTTTACGATAGCCGATGAAGTAATGACAGGTTTTGGGAAAACCGGCAAAACATTCGCTACGGATTATTTGGTCAACAAACCCGATATTATGTGTTTGTCAAAAGCCTTAACCGGCGGAACGATTCCGATGGCGATTACTACTTTTGCCCAAGAAGTCTTTGACGGATTTTATAACGATGATGTCAATAAAGCCTTATTCCACGGTCATACTTTTACCGCAAATCCAACGGGTTGTGCAGCCGCTTTGGCGAGTATCGGATTATTGGAAACGGCTGAAATGCAAAATAATATTACCCAAATCAACACCCAACATTTGGCTTTCGCCCAAAAAATGAAAGCCCATCCAAAAGTCAAAACGACTCGCGTACTCGGAGTGATTTTTGCTTTAGAAATCAAAACCGACAGCACCGAAAGTTACTACGGAACCATGCGAACCAAGCTCTACAATTTCTTTATCGAAAACGGCGTGATTTTAAGACCGGTTGGGAATATCGTTTATATTTTACCGCCATATGTTATTTCAAATGAACAACTGGAAAGAGTATATAAAGTAGTGGAAGACGCAGTTGAGATGGTTTAA
- a CDS encoding beta-ketoacyl synthase N-terminal-like domain-containing protein, which translates to MKTKIAITSLASVSPLGKNPEAIWNNYLSPKTLISTQDFNGKSQFVAMIPAEIRTAIDNLRKEDIKYKALDETVLLAILASRQAIATAGWQQGDDFGINIGSSRGATQLFEKYHQEFLETGKTATLTSPTTTLGNISSWVAHDLKSTGPEISHSITCSTALHAVLNAVAWLQSGLATKFLVGGSEAPLTAFTLAQMQALKIYANPNDCQPELAEWPCRAFDFTKTKNSMVLGEAASIACLELGESPKALGYITGIGYATDDLEHNISISEEAKCFQKSMAMALGNTPLAEVDAIVMHAPGTLKGDTSEYKAIQKIFGNNLPMLTTNKWKIGHTFGASGMLNIELALLMMQHQTFIGIPYVAEPNPRKTIRKVLINAVGFGGNAVSVLLSYE; encoded by the coding sequence TTGAAAACCAAAATCGCCATTACCTCTTTAGCTTCTGTTTCGCCCTTGGGGAAAAACCCTGAAGCGATTTGGAACAATTATCTTTCGCCTAAAACCTTAATTTCAACCCAAGATTTTAATGGCAAAAGCCAATTTGTAGCGATGATTCCGGCGGAAATTAGAACAGCTATAGATAACTTGCGCAAAGAAGATATCAAGTACAAAGCCTTAGACGAAACAGTTTTACTGGCGATATTGGCTTCGCGCCAAGCGATTGCAACTGCAGGTTGGCAACAAGGAGACGACTTCGGAATCAACATTGGTTCTTCACGTGGTGCGACACAGTTGTTTGAAAAGTACCACCAAGAGTTTTTAGAAACGGGCAAAACTGCCACACTCACTTCTCCAACGACTACTTTAGGTAATATTTCTTCTTGGGTAGCACACGATTTAAAAAGTACCGGACCTGAAATATCGCATTCCATTACGTGTTCAACAGCTTTGCATGCGGTGTTAAATGCCGTGGCTTGGTTGCAATCGGGTTTAGCGACTAAGTTTTTAGTCGGTGGTAGTGAAGCGCCTTTGACCGCTTTTACGTTGGCACAAATGCAAGCTTTGAAGATTTATGCGAATCCAAATGATTGTCAGCCTGAGCTTGCCGAATGGCCTTGTCGCGCTTTCGATTTTACCAAAACCAAAAACTCCATGGTTCTCGGAGAAGCGGCTTCAATAGCATGTTTAGAATTAGGCGAAAGCCCAAAAGCCTTAGGCTACATCACCGGTATTGGCTATGCGACGGACGATTTAGAACACAACATTTCAATCTCAGAAGAGGCCAAGTGTTTTCAGAAATCGATGGCGATGGCTTTGGGAAATACTCCATTAGCCGAAGTCGATGCGATTGTAATGCACGCACCGGGAACGTTAAAAGGAGATACTTCTGAATACAAAGCCATCCAAAAAATCTTTGGCAATAACTTGCCGATGCTCACCACCAACAAATGGAAAATCGGACATACTTTTGGGGCTTCCGGTATGCTGAATATTGAACTGGCATTGTTGATGATGCAACACCAAACGTTTATCGGAATTCCGTATGTCGCTGAACCTAATCCACGCAAAACCATTCGTAAAGTGTTGATTAACGCGGTTGGTTTTGGGGGTAATGCGGTGAGTGTGTTGTTGAGTTATGAGTGA
- a CDS encoding regulatory protein RecX, whose amino-acid sequence MTEKPTLAEAQLKLEYYCSYQERCHQEVVDKLYQLGLKSDEIDVIVVHLLQHNFLNEERFARSFARGKHRIKSWGKIRIVNELKQRHISAPNIKAALTEISEAQYQETFHQLAERHWNSLTERKGVKKNKKFCDYLLRRGWESQLVYEKMKELEK is encoded by the coding sequence ATGACCGAAAAACCAACCCTAGCCGAAGCCCAACTCAAACTGGAATATTACTGTTCCTACCAAGAGCGTTGTCATCAGGAAGTGGTCGATAAATTGTACCAACTCGGCCTAAAAAGCGATGAGATTGATGTGATAGTCGTGCATTTGCTACAACACAATTTCCTCAACGAAGAACGCTTTGCCCGCAGTTTTGCCCGAGGCAAACACCGCATCAAATCTTGGGGCAAAATCAGAATCGTCAATGAGCTCAAGCAAAGGCATATTTCGGCACCCAATATCAAAGCCGCACTAACGGAAATCTCCGAGGCACAATATCAGGAAACTTTTCACCAATTAGCCGAACGCCATTGGAACAGCCTAACCGAAAGAAAAGGCGTAAAAAAGAACAAAAAATTCTGTGATTATTTATTGCGCAGGGGTTGGGAAAGCCAATTGGTTTATGAGAAGATGAAGGAACTCGAAAAATAG
- a CDS encoding T9SS sorting signal type C domain-containing protein: protein MKFKLLLVAFFVLLLTSVSSYGQLLQWNTFGNAGTETTEPSVANDANVAAASLTQGTISALANGNRFGGGDWWNTGNSTNNTLAEAIAGNDYIQFIVTPNVGFSFTPTSLVFYWDRSGTGPSNVTLRSSADGYATDLGTVTGMTSGGASTTTARTITISGLTNITTATTFRLYGYGATATGGTGGFDSSSSFNNVVLNGTTVATGPCSDPSAQDTSILLTNRTVGGIDIAWTESASATGSLVVIRPTAAAATAPTDNTDYIPDLAWATAGQIDTNNRVVYRGTGASVTNITGLTPGTEYTVMIYAYNTGGGGTICYRQAIPLTATFYTLATEPTAHPATFSCSSPTSTSISLSFTAANTVGGNGYLILYRAGAAPTGLPTDGVYYSAGTTIGNSTVHGYTPGFTGGATTYNVTGLNPGTTYHFMLVPFSVFSNITDTTNYRTAAGIRTTSCTTVSLSTASDIIAVGSSEAGTISSTVNGVTIANVSNGVQVWQITVRDGGASADADSSPTILNAFTIAQAAGNEVGTWSDAIFSIGLFDGATFIANGTVTGTQITFSGLNVSVADNTSKTLSLRLSLKCPLGADALDGEDIVFSISNANTTFSATGSGKSAFTAAVSTNGTNVIDVQATKLVFSTQPTTTGLDLGMSTVVVRAYDACNNLDTGFTNAVSLTSSGTMNAVTPVAAVGGIATFSGIVHTVIGTNLTLSATSTVTGATSTNFDIIEVTIFNTGELLFVGYDGQVATGSDDEYLIATMVDIKPGTQFSIVNSRYEAGAVANDRTDKWGGGGDNASEAPYTALITYNGTSDIPAGSVLVITTDNSANWFGSVAVITGTTTTTRTADFSGSLVFGTTFNPNISTGASDQMYLIQGNFVSDGSIDVDQANYILSGRLLHGLTNRAAWVPLTNACNGDSSGGNTRESRLPAALTCFNVESVLVNGESGFYENDKEHGLATIRQIITAVSNVASNWTLSNGGYTKDPTSSLTTRAAKTFLIGPSNPAGSWVGNVDTNWFNCANWEGLKVPDNDTDVVLSASSVNDAVVDATAVYSDDYNDIATCNNLSITDLKVQVEASTNNILEVHGNLSISASGVLDMDEGNSSNADGIIKLTGNWTNSVGTAAFLEGNGTVEFLGTTPQLISSADIVGTETFHHVILDNDFDTAVSNNLIATGNLTVRTGRDVSIDTNGFIKAYKTLDHSGTMTIESGGQLIQVDDIDTNTGTYTGTSFVIRRNYTAKDIDYVYWSAPTKLFNVANLPNGYRYVWNPLFNNFNLTQGNWVAPPTLQMQTGTGYIARTFNGSDTAITLPFSFNGQPNNGSITSVNVSRGTYFGDGITTGLPYDAEPSNPNNINTTRWDDNWNLVGNPYPSPLNAEAFLDENTNLEGFINLWTHDSEPTLINDPFYADFAYNYDTDDYITYNGTATINGPTGFNGNIASGQGFFVLMADGPAATQSIEFNNAMRSDLLNNSVYDNSQFYRTTNEVNQTTDVVEKSRIWLDIVSDQGQVSRTVVGYVTEATNNKDRLYDAVTSAKGLKLYSFTEDYELQEFCIQGRTLPFVNTDTVRLGINVTASGSYSVAISTVDGLFVGDQNIYLEDKFLNIIHDLKLSPYTFTTERGRFDNRFILRYTDGSALGNHDFDTLNNSVVVASNNGQMTIKSYLQTLEEVTVYDILGRQLFNQKGIGTNDLMTSNISMSQQSVIVKIKLESGIIVTKKVLL from the coding sequence ATGAAATTTAAATTATTACTCGTTGCCTTTTTTGTTTTGTTACTGACCTCTGTTAGTTCGTATGGGCAACTTTTGCAATGGAATACTTTTGGAAATGCCGGAACTGAAACAACAGAGCCTAGTGTTGCCAATGATGCTAATGTGGCAGCCGCTAGTTTAACGCAAGGAACGATATCTGCTCTTGCTAATGGTAACCGTTTTGGTGGAGGTGATTGGTGGAATACAGGTAATTCAACTAATAATACTTTAGCAGAAGCTATTGCAGGGAATGATTACATCCAATTTATAGTTACGCCTAACGTAGGTTTTTCTTTTACACCGACTTCCCTTGTTTTTTATTGGGACAGGTCGGGGACAGGCCCTTCTAATGTAACCCTTCGTTCTTCTGCCGATGGTTATGCTACAGATTTAGGAACAGTTACAGGAATGACAAGTGGTGGTGCCTCTACAACTACGGCAAGAACAATCACAATTTCAGGCTTAACCAATATTACCACAGCAACCACTTTCAGACTTTATGGATATGGCGCTACAGCAACAGGAGGAACAGGTGGATTTGACAGCTCTTCATCTTTTAATAACGTAGTTTTAAACGGTACTACTGTTGCCACCGGACCTTGTAGCGATCCAAGTGCACAAGACACTTCGATATTGCTTACCAACAGAACCGTTGGCGGTATTGATATTGCTTGGACAGAGTCAGCCTCGGCAACTGGTTCCTTAGTAGTCATCAGACCTACCGCTGCTGCGGCTACCGCACCAACAGACAATACCGATTACATTCCAGATTTAGCTTGGGCAACCGCCGGGCAGATAGATACCAACAACCGAGTAGTATATAGGGGAACCGGCGCTTCAGTGACCAACATTACCGGTTTGACCCCGGGGACTGAATATACCGTGATGATTTATGCCTACAATACCGGTGGAGGAGGTACTATTTGTTACCGACAGGCTATACCTTTGACGGCTACTTTTTATACTTTGGCGACTGAACCTACAGCCCATCCGGCTACGTTTAGCTGTTCTTCACCTACTTCAACTTCCATTTCTTTAAGCTTTACAGCGGCGAATACAGTTGGTGGTAATGGTTATCTCATTTTATATCGAGCAGGCGCAGCACCAACCGGTCTTCCGACAGACGGCGTTTATTATTCTGCCGGAACCACCATTGGCAATTCAACAGTTCATGGTTACACACCCGGATTTACAGGAGGTGCAACAACCTACAATGTAACCGGCTTAAATCCTGGAACAACCTATCATTTTATGTTGGTGCCTTTCAGTGTATTTAGTAATATTACGGACACTACTAATTACAGAACGGCGGCAGGTATTAGAACAACAAGTTGTACTACAGTATCCCTTAGTACTGCTTCTGATATTATAGCGGTTGGAAGTTCAGAAGCGGGTACCATTTCCAGTACCGTTAATGGGGTTACCATTGCCAATGTTTCCAATGGGGTTCAAGTATGGCAAATCACGGTTAGAGACGGCGGCGCTTCAGCAGATGCCGATTCTAGTCCAACGATATTAAACGCATTTACCATCGCGCAAGCGGCAGGTAACGAAGTAGGGACTTGGTCTGATGCTATATTTTCTATAGGATTGTTTGACGGCGCTACTTTTATTGCTAATGGCACCGTTACCGGAACGCAAATAACGTTTAGTGGTTTAAATGTTTCTGTGGCCGATAATACCTCAAAAACACTATCGTTGCGACTGTCTTTAAAATGTCCTTTAGGCGCAGATGCTTTGGATGGTGAAGATATTGTTTTTTCTATTTCTAATGCGAATACTACATTCTCGGCTACGGGTTCCGGAAAGTCGGCATTCACGGCAGCCGTTTCTACCAATGGCACTAATGTTATTGATGTACAAGCTACCAAATTGGTGTTTTCAACCCAGCCTACCACAACCGGATTAGATCTTGGTATGTCAACGGTAGTGGTCAGAGCATATGATGCTTGTAACAACTTAGATACCGGTTTTACTAATGCGGTTTCTTTGACCAGTTCGGGAACGATGAATGCTGTTACGCCGGTTGCGGCAGTAGGAGGTATTGCAACATTCTCGGGAATAGTGCATACGGTTATTGGAACTAATTTAACGTTATCTGCTACTTCAACTGTTACCGGGGCTACCAGTACCAATTTTGATATTATTGAGGTTACAATTTTTAATACCGGAGAGTTGCTTTTCGTTGGTTATGACGGACAAGTTGCTACCGGTTCCGACGATGAATATTTAATAGCCACTATGGTTGATATTAAACCGGGGACTCAGTTTTCTATAGTGAACTCTCGCTATGAAGCCGGTGCAGTGGCCAACGACAGAACAGATAAATGGGGCGGCGGCGGCGATAATGCTTCAGAGGCACCTTATACGGCTTTGATTACTTACAATGGAACTTCGGATATACCGGCAGGATCTGTTTTAGTAATCACCACAGATAATTCTGCGAATTGGTTTGGGAGTGTAGCGGTAATCACCGGTACTACGACTACTACAAGGACAGCTGATTTTAGTGGTTCTTTGGTTTTTGGGACTACTTTTAATCCTAACATTTCAACCGGTGCTTCCGATCAGATGTATTTAATTCAAGGGAATTTTGTGTCAGATGGTTCTATTGATGTTGACCAAGCCAACTATATCCTTTCGGGAAGATTGTTGCATGGTTTAACCAATAGAGCGGCGTGGGTGCCATTAACAAATGCTTGTAATGGAGATTCCTCAGGAGGAAATACCAGAGAATCAAGATTACCGGCGGCTTTGACGTGTTTTAATGTTGAAAGTGTATTAGTAAATGGGGAGTCAGGGTTTTATGAAAATGATAAAGAACACGGTTTGGCTACCATTAGACAAATCATTACTGCAGTTAGCAATGTGGCATCCAATTGGACTTTAAGTAACGGCGGTTATACCAAAGACCCTACGTCCTCTTTGACCACTCGTGCGGCAAAGACATTCCTTATCGGGCCAAGTAATCCGGCAGGTTCATGGGTTGGTAATGTTGACACAAACTGGTTCAATTGTGCGAATTGGGAAGGGCTTAAAGTGCCCGACAATGATACCGATGTAGTATTGAGTGCTTCCTCTGTTAATGATGCAGTAGTGGATGCTACAGCAGTTTATTCAGATGATTACAATGATATTGCTACTTGTAATAATTTAAGTATTACCGACCTGAAAGTTCAAGTGGAAGCGAGCACCAACAATATTCTTGAAGTGCATGGTAATTTGAGTATTAGTGCTTCGGGCGTATTAGATATGGATGAAGGCAATTCGAGTAATGCTGATGGAATCATTAAACTAACCGGTAATTGGACCAATAGTGTTGGTACCGCCGCTTTCTTAGAAGGAAACGGAACCGTTGAGTTTCTTGGTACAACACCACAATTAATTAGTAGTGCTGACATAGTAGGAACAGAAACTTTTCACCATGTTATTTTAGACAATGATTTTGATACCGCAGTTTCTAATAACTTAATCGCAACAGGCAATTTAACGGTAAGAACCGGTAGAGACGTTTCTATAGATACAAACGGATTTATAAAAGCCTATAAAACATTGGATCATAGTGGTACTATGACTATTGAAAGTGGTGGTCAATTGATTCAGGTTGATGATATCGATACCAATACAGGAACCTATACCGGGACAAGTTTTGTGATAAGAAGAAACTACACCGCCAAAGACATTGATTATGTGTATTGGAGTGCGCCGACGAAGTTGTTTAATGTTGCCAATTTACCCAATGGTTACCGATATGTTTGGAATCCGCTTTTTAATAATTTCAATTTAACGCAAGGCAACTGGGTAGCTCCTCCAACACTTCAAATGCAAACCGGAACCGGATATATCGCCCGAACCTTTAATGGTTCAGACACAGCGATTACGCTTCCTTTTAGTTTTAACGGTCAGCCCAACAATGGTTCGATTACGAGTGTGAACGTTTCCAGAGGAACTTATTTTGGGGATGGTATTACTACCGGATTGCCATATGATGCAGAACCTTCCAATCCTAATAATATCAATACAACAAGATGGGACGACAACTGGAATTTGGTAGGGAATCCATATCCATCTCCGTTAAATGCAGAAGCGTTTTTAGATGAAAATACTAATTTAGAAGGTTTTATCAACCTTTGGACGCACGACAGTGAGCCAACCTTGATAAATGACCCTTTTTATGCTGACTTTGCTTATAATTATGACACTGATGATTATATCACTTATAATGGGACAGCTACCATCAATGGGCCTACCGGTTTTAATGGAAATATTGCTTCGGGTCAAGGATTTTTTGTCTTAATGGCCGATGGTCCTGCCGCCACGCAGTCCATTGAATTCAATAATGCCATGAGAAGTGATTTGTTAAATAATTCGGTTTATGACAATTCTCAGTTTTACAGAACAACCAATGAAGTAAATCAAACTACTGATGTTGTTGAAAAAAGTAGAATTTGGTTAGACATTGTTTCAGATCAAGGACAAGTTAGCAGAACAGTGGTGGGTTATGTGACAGAAGCAACCAATAATAAGGATAGATTATACGATGCCGTTACCAGTGCAAAAGGGTTAAAGCTTTATTCCTTCACAGAAGATTATGAGTTGCAAGAATTTTGTATTCAAGGTAGAACATTGCCATTTGTCAATACAGATACAGTAAGATTAGGTATTAATGTCACAGCATCCGGTAGTTATTCGGTCGCTATTTCAACGGTTGATGGATTGTTTGTGGGTGATCAAAATATTTATTTAGAAGATAAGTTTTTGAATATTATTCATGATTTAAAATTATCGCCTTATACTTTTACCACAGAAAGAGGCAGATTTGACAACAGATTTATATTGCGCTATACAGATGGTTCGGCTTTAGGCAATCATGATTTTGACACTTTAAACAATAGTGTTGTGGTTGCCAGTAATAATGGTCAAATGACAATAAAATCGTATTTGCAAACGCTGGAAGAAGTAACGGTTTATGATATATTGGGAAGACAATTATTCAACCAAAAAGGGATTGGGACAAATGATTTAATGACGTCAAATATCTCCATGAGCCAACAATCGGTAATCGTGAAGATTAAATTGGAAAGCGGAATAATAGTAACCAAAAAGGTACTCCTATAA
- the bioB gene encoding biotin synthase BioB: MSITKHNWTKDEIIAIYNKPLMDLLYEAASIHREHHDPNVVQVSTLLSIKTGGCPEDCGYCPQAARYHTDITGNDLMTVSQVKAQALRAKSSGSSRVCMGAAWRNVKDGEEFDQVLEMVRTINKLDMEVCCTLGMLTENQAQRLAEAGLYAYNHNLDTSEDYYKEVISTRGFEDRLQTIENVRKTNVTVCSGGIIGMGESIEDRAGMLVALSTLNPQPESVPINALVAVEGTPMENEKPVEIWEMIRMVATTRIVMPETQVRLSAGRTEMSREGQAMCFFAGANSIFAGDKLLTTPNPDVNEDMKMFETLGLVPQKPFIKIMQPTTVEAEDSQFQALGEKPKWTRPGHQIERNLEASTKGK, from the coding sequence ATGAGTATTACAAAACACAACTGGACCAAAGACGAAATCATTGCTATATACAACAAACCGTTGATGGATTTGCTTTACGAAGCGGCTTCCATTCACCGTGAGCATCATGATCCAAATGTGGTTCAGGTTTCCACTTTACTTTCGATAAAAACTGGCGGTTGTCCCGAAGATTGTGGCTACTGTCCGCAAGCGGCACGCTATCATACGGATATAACCGGAAACGATTTAATGACCGTAAGCCAAGTAAAAGCACAAGCTTTGAGAGCCAAATCCAGCGGTTCTTCTAGAGTTTGTATGGGTGCTGCGTGGCGTAATGTAAAAGACGGCGAAGAGTTTGACCAAGTATTGGAAATGGTGAGAACCATCAACAAACTAGACATGGAAGTGTGTTGCACACTCGGTATGTTAACTGAAAACCAAGCCCAGCGATTAGCCGAAGCCGGTTTATATGCTTACAACCACAATTTAGACACTTCAGAAGATTATTATAAAGAAGTCATTTCAACCAGAGGTTTTGAAGACCGTTTGCAAACCATCGAAAACGTACGCAAAACAAACGTTACCGTTTGTAGCGGTGGTATTATTGGGATGGGCGAAAGTATTGAAGACAGAGCCGGAATGTTAGTCGCTTTATCTACTTTAAATCCGCAACCGGAATCTGTGCCGATTAATGCCTTAGTAGCCGTTGAAGGAACACCGATGGAAAACGAAAAACCGGTTGAAATTTGGGAAATGATTCGTATGGTAGCTACCACGCGTATCGTGATGCCGGAAACCCAAGTGCGTTTGTCTGCCGGAAGAACCGAAATGTCTCGCGAAGGTCAAGCCATGTGTTTCTTTGCCGGTGCCAATTCGATTTTTGCAGGCGATAAACTATTGACTACGCCAAACCCTGATGTGAATGAAGACATGAAAATGTTTGAAACCCTTGGTTTAGTCCCTCAAAAACCATTTATCAAAATCATGCAACCAACCACTGTTGAAGCAGAAGATTCACAATTCCAAGCCCTTGGCGAAAAGCCAAAATGGACACGTCCGGGACACCAAATTGAACGCAATTTAGAAGCATCAACTAAAGGAAAATAA
- a CDS encoding bifunctional riboflavin kinase/FAD synthetase yields the protein MKIVHSIQSFVAHKPTIVTIGTFDGVHLGHQKILDQIISGAKAQDCESLVLTFFPHPRMVLQEGTEMKQLNTLNEKIALLESLGIDHLVVHPFDKDFSRLTAEDFVKHVLVDTFKLKKIIIGHDHRFGRNRTADINDLTEFGNTFGFEVEQISAQELNDVSISSTKIRTALSEGNIELANDYLGYNYSLTGKVSKGKQLGRTIGYPTANIHIEEDYKLIPENGVYIAKSVIDQKTVYGMMNIGNRPTVDGTTLSIEINYFDFDQDLYDQTITVSLLKRMRDEQKFESLDALKNQLALDQSTAVDYIKQL from the coding sequence TTGAAAATAGTTCATTCCATACAATCTTTTGTTGCCCATAAACCTACCATAGTTACTATCGGTACTTTTGACGGCGTTCATTTGGGGCACCAAAAAATATTGGACCAAATTATTTCCGGTGCCAAAGCTCAAGATTGCGAGAGTTTAGTCCTGACATTTTTCCCACATCCGCGAATGGTGCTTCAGGAAGGAACCGAAATGAAACAACTCAACACGCTCAACGAAAAGATAGCTTTGCTAGAAAGCTTAGGCATTGACCATCTCGTGGTTCATCCTTTTGACAAAGATTTTTCAAGATTGACCGCTGAAGATTTTGTCAAACACGTTTTGGTAGACACTTTTAAACTAAAAAAAATCATCATTGGCCACGACCATCGCTTTGGCAGAAACAGAACTGCTGACATCAATGATTTGACCGAATTTGGGAACACTTTTGGTTTTGAAGTGGAACAAATTTCAGCTCAGGAACTCAATGACGTTTCTATTAGTTCTACTAAAATCAGAACTGCTTTAAGCGAAGGCAATATCGAATTGGCCAACGACTATTTAGGCTATAACTATTCCCTAACCGGCAAAGTTTCCAAAGGCAAACAACTCGGAAGAACCATTGGTTATCCAACAGCCAACATCCATATTGAAGAAGATTACAAACTTATTCCGGAAAACGGCGTTTATATTGCTAAAAGTGTGATTGACCAAAAGACGGTTTATGGCATGATGAACATCGGCAATCGCCCAACAGTTGACGGCACTACACTGAGCATAGAAATCAATTACTTCGATTTTGACCAAGACCTTTATGACCAAACCATAACCGTTTCTCTTTTGAAACGCATGCGTGACGAACAAAAGTTCGAGTCTTTAGACGCGCTCAAAAACCAATTAGCCTTAGACCAATCGACCGCAGTAGACTATATCAAGCAACTGTAA